The following are encoded together in the Phaseolus vulgaris cultivar G19833 chromosome 9, P. vulgaris v2.0, whole genome shotgun sequence genome:
- the LOC137822582 gene encoding WAT1-related protein At5g64700-like: protein MKENKPYLVVIVIQAIYAAMFLLSKAAFDHGMNNFIFVFYRQAIATIFLTPFTFFFEWKTAPPMSFWTFCKIFFLSFFGITLSLDVYGIGLIYTSATLAAATTNCLPVITFFLALLLRIESLKIKTTSGIAKLIGIVACLAGAATLAFYKGPSLKLLSHFHLLDYHKGLQHQGHAQSGAWIKGCFIMLLSNTFFGLWLVLQAFIIKGYPSKLLFTTTQCFLSSIQSLVIALAVERDFEQWKLGWNIRLLAVIYCGIMVTGVTYYLQTWVIEKKGPVFLAMSTPLALVITILASATVFGEMISLGSVLGGFVLILGLYCVLWGKRREHMPKGTQDMEQQGSGK, encoded by the exons atgaaagaaaacaaacCCTATTTGGTTGTGATTGTCATACAAGCCATCTATGCTGCTATGTTTCTTCTCTCAAAAGCTGCATTCGATCATGGCATGAACAATTTCATCTTCGTCTTTTATAGACAGGCAATAGCAACCATCTTTTTGACccctttcactttcttcttcGAATG GAAAACTGCACCTCCTATGTCCTTTTGGACCTTCTGCAAgattttcttcctttctttctttgg GATTACTTTAAGCTTGGATGTATATGGTATCGGTCTTATTTACACCTCAGCAACTTTAGCTGCTGCTACCACAAACTGTCTTCCTGTTATCACCTTCTTCTTAGCACTGCTACTAAG GATTGAGAGTTTGAAGATAAAGACCACCTCAGGGATTGCTAAGTTGATAGGCATTGTGGCATGTTTGGCTGGTGCAGCAACTCTTGCCTTTTATAAAGGTCCTTCTTTAAAACTCTTAAGTCATTTTCACCTTTTGGATTATCACAAAGGCCTACAACATCAAGGCCATGCTCAATCGGGTGCATGGATAAAGGGTTGTTTCATCATGCTCCTTTCCAACACTTTTTTCGGGCTATGGCTTGTACTGCAG GCTTTTATTATAAAAGGGTACCCTTCAAAGCTACTCTTCACAACTACTCAGTGTTTCTTGAGCTCAATTCAGTCTTTGGTCATTGCCTTGGCCGTAGAAAGGGATTTTGAGCAATGGAAGTTGGGTTGGAATATCAGACTCCTCGCAGTAATATACTGT GGAATTATGGTCACGGGTGTCACATATTACTTACAAACATGGGTCATAGAGAAAAAAGGACCTGTGTTTCTAGCCATGTCAACCCCACTGGCTCTTGTCATTACAATTTTGGCCTCTGCAACTGTCTTTGGTGAGATGATCAGTTTGGGAAG TGTTCTTGGAGGATTCGTGTTGATTCTTGGACTGTACTGCGTATTGTGGGGAAAGAGAAGGGAACATATGCCAAAAGGCACACAAGACATGGAGCAACAGGGATCTGGTAAATAA